The DNA segment aattctTAATAAAACATTACACATGTATTTAATTGAACAAACATGCGTTTGGATGGCTTGTTGGTGATCTGTATTGTCTGGGTTTTTCGACAAGTAACTACAATTATGAGATGTCAGATCAAGTCATTTTAATTCATCGTTTAATTTTGTCGTTTTATGTGAAATTAGGAAAAAGTggaaacttaaaatttaatatttcaaataatttggttcgcattttcattaaaatatgtCAGCAACAATATTTTACACAAGTTATTTAATAACACACTAAGTACTTTTCATAgcaatttaaagcaaacaaacccATAAGATCGTTCCTCAGTTTTTGATATTCTTCATTAGATGCTCGGAGTTGATCTTTTAACTTGGAGACATAATCCTCAGGGTCAAAATCCACATCTTCGGTCATATTGAACAAGTTAGCAGACTGTGACATTGCTGCAGTAACCTGCATTTTATTCGTAAAATGATAATTAAAagagaaaataaacaaaatttaacactAAACTCACAATGCGTTACAAATTTAGGATTTGTTTGAGGGTCATGGCCCACATCGTGGCAAGCCGCCAATccatatttgcaaaaatatttcacaaatttaAGATTTACACTTGAAGTAGATAAACTAGCGTGAATCTGGTTACCTATATCCCTCGTTACTCATTCAAAACACAAACTTAGTGATCCGACATGTGGTTTCTTATCCAGTTACTCGTTTGCAGCTGGCTACATGCCACACAGTTACCTGTTCAACTAAATATTCTTATATGAAGATATTTATCGATATTGAATAAGCAACCAGGGAACCGGTAACCAGCTTCATGCCGGTGGTcaataaaagtaaataaatcGCATTTGCCCACCCCGTGTAAGAAGTTTCGGTGAGATTCTACTGTTTCTTCCTCGATCTCCTGCAGCGTTGAAACGGTCTGATGCACTTCAAACATCTCACGGGAGACTTCGTTTTCCTTAAATAGAAAAGACAACTTTGTAGAATTAAATCCGCTAACATGGAGGCAAGAACAGCTTTCAATTCCGAACTCAAGCGCACTATTGACAGATTGATGTAAATTTGTTCAACTTTCCAAGCACACTCACACACAACGAGCTGATAAGGGCAAGATCACTGTTGTTTGGTGAGTTAAGATTCATTTGTTGTGGTGACTCCTCGATTCTGTCCAAAGGTCCTCCTCCTACTGCCGGTTTCTTCTTAAAAGGTTCTTCCATTCCTTCCTCCACTGCAAGCTCCTTAACTCTGTCATTATAAGAAATTGGAAGATAATTAGTAATCTGAGCTGTAAAAATCGTCGTAAGTTAAATATCGGTACTTAAATTTGTGAAGTTATACGAGCGCTTTAAGCATTATTGATATAttaatttcatgtttaaaCTTAATCAAACCAAACGGTTAATCtcaaaataaaacactaaTTTCACCGTTAGCTAATCAAATAAAATAGGCCGAGCCTATGAAAATAAATGGGAATTTAATTCTATGAGTAATAACTCAAATCATTGAAAGAATTGTTCAGACTCCTTGCCTTGCCAACAGCAACAAGCACAACACACTTACAGGACAAAAACATGGTGTTGTAACACAGTTAACAACAATCAGCTTTAAAGAGCAcaaacaaaaagaagaaagtTACAACAACCAATGATCTgaaagcaaaatgcaaaactaaCTCAGGGGAGATTTTAACATCTTCATCAATGTATTCCAGTTCATCCAGATCCATGACTTGCCCACTGACACATTCGGTTAAAATATCAAGATCTGCCTGCAAGTTGTATGCTCCTTGAAGATTAGCAAATGAGTCAACTGCGGCTGAAACTATCTCAACGTCTTCTTCATTGCTGCTGTATGCCGATAAACACGAGTCACTGTGACTGGgagcaattttcttttggaTGGTGGAAGACACAGGATAAGAGTCTTctctcctcctcctcctcctgcATGGAGTGGGGATCTTACTGGATCGGCTTGGAAGACGGGATTCTGAATGTGCTCTGTTTGTTACTTTTCGTTTCACTTTCGGTGAATTAACCACGAGCATTGTGTCTGAACTATATACCGAGAACTCCTTAACTCTGATGGTTTCAGATGAAAAGCGTGAAGACAAACAACAAGCACGTAACAATGAGACAAACAAACGACCACATATTTACCAAAATCCAGCGGGaagtaaagaaaacaaaaatcaacatatatataaataaattgttgcTGAAACCCACCATATAGAGGTAAAACGTTAGTTAAACAGCGGCTTACAACTCAAAGTTACACAcgacaaaaaatacaattacttCAACTTCTATATTGGCATCATACGTTATTGCAACACAGAtttcttcaaaactttttggaGATAAAGCCACGTTTTTACCTGTCTGCATATCGCAGTGTGTTGAGAGTGTGTTCACATGATGTGATACCAGGTGAAATGGTGGCTATCATGCACGTGCGTGACCTTTCACCGATGAACGAATCACGAAGCACTTGTGTGAGTTTGCTTGCACGGAAAGGAAGATGTTGCTTATTCTGGCTCATGGCTCTGATGCATTCCTGTCATTCCAACACATTCATTGGCATTAAAATGTGATTCTACATACCACAAATTTACTTAACTTCAAACTTAACACATAAAAACATAGCATAAACACATGAGCTTCTGTGAAATACTTGTAAACTTCTTGATGCATTTTTTCGGTGAGGTGACGTTTTGGTATATTTTTGTACAAGCCTTAACATGAAACTTTGCATATAACAACATACACAAACTTGTAACTATTAGTGAAAAGCTCTATGAAACATAAGTTAGTGaaagtgcaaaataacattGAAGACTGACCTTTAGTGCAAGAAGACTTTTGTTAATTTCCGAGCCCTCAACTCGAGTTTGTCGATCAGCGCTGGTCGTGTCGGCACCTCGTTCATTTCCTTTATGCAGAATATTTCGGTTAGAAACACCCAAGACAAAATGCAGGTAAGACAAGAATTAATGATGACAAATAATAATGACACAAATACAATTCGAAGATCAATTATTTTCGCCAAAGTGAGGTGGTGTTGTTGTGAAAGGGGAAGATATATACCGGCTAGATCAATCAGTGAAAACTTCCCGTGCAACATCTGACGAGGTCCACTTCTCCGTAGAATAAGCTGGAAGACGGCGTGTGATCGTGAAGAATGCTGATTGGCTGATGTTACACCGGAGGTTCTGCGCATTGgtttatcatttttataaggtttaaaaataaactgaaaagtCAATAACTGCACCaggaagaaaataaaaaaattagacATCTTTAAAGgagaagaaaaataaaaagagtgGAATAAAATAATTCAGAAACTTTTACTACGTGCAAACCTGCATCTGGTCCCTTCAGCGATGAGTTGTAAGACCTCGTCAAGAGTCGAGACCCTTCGTTCCTGGAGTCCAACGACTTGAACTTGCTGCCTGCCGTCTTCAAGCACTCTCAATCGACATTTCTTATTGAGTAAATCGAACACCTGGCATGACAGGTCTAATGAGCATTGATCTTAATTTTTAATCCGTCTATGACTCATCTCTTAGTTtcatgttttaaacaaaagtttaaacgtttaacgaTGATTTCATTACTTACGGCGACGTTGATGATGTTATCAGTTATCACCACACTAAGCCAAACAAAGCCGAATGTTGCTATTTAAGTGTTTTATATGTCACCTTTATTATAGTATAGCCGATTGCAATGGACTAATTAGCACAAATAATTATGTAATAACGAACACACGTTATTTCACAATCAAAAGCACACGAAACTAATCGACTTTAAGAGCTATCATGAGATGTTAAAATTCTACTACGAGGGACGTTTATGTCATCACAAAGGGAGTGACGTTCTCCTAACCCTACTCACGCCATCTATTGTTGGGCACTTGTTCCATGTCACCAGACACTTTTAATAGAAGTGTCATAATAATACAAGTTCTACACGTGTGGTTGTAATGGCTCGGTAACCAAAACAgagcaaagtttaaaacctATTTCTGAAAGTGGTGTAATTGAATTTCATACAATACAGCAAAATGGAATTCCGTTAAATTCATATGCTTCACATATTTATGCATTTccaaatatgaaatatttgcacCTTTCCactgtatatttcaaaaaaactggCATGAACTTCAAGGTTTAAATGACGGTAAGTTTGCTTTTGTAGTTGATGGAAAACGTCTTGTGCTGAGGAAACGGAAGtagttttaattgtttttaggGAATCATTCACATTCATACAAGGAATAAATCAAGTCATACCAATGTTAATATATACAATACCTGCCAACGCATATATGCCTTTTCTCGTGTCTTGTGACTTCCCTGCCGTGAAATCTCCGCCCATGGTCTGCACACAGACATACATACAAGTTACTAAACATAAATGTGAACGGCCTGTGTGACCTGAGAATCAGTGTAATAACAATCAGAATGAAAGAAGTTATTTTTCTGAACCCTGCTACTATCAAAACAATCACAACCATTCATATTTGAGTTTGGTATTTAAACAATCACAATTCAGAATTTAACTCACATGGGTCTTTCCACTACCAGTCTGACCGTATGCAAAACATGTGGCCATACCACCATCGAATATGCATTCAACTAGTGGTCTGGCTGTGTACCAATACACCATCTCGTTTGTGCAAGTATCATCAAATGAATAGTCAAAACGAAACGTCTGGTTTTCCAGATATTTTGTCATATCTACCTTTGACTTTGGTTCACTGACCTGCGGAAACATAAGAAAAATTTTcctaacaaacaaaacatgaaaaatactTGACACTAAAATGTCTTGACATGAGAAATGATTCATGTTAAATGAGTTTTGATTACTAAATGGGGTTTTACTGAAAATGCTGTGTAACCAATCACATAAACTATATTATGCAAGCAATCATAAACTGCCGGCTTACCATAACCACATTTTTACTGGGAATAGTTGTAACGTCAATCTCTTTACGGTTAATCTCTTTCTTATTAAGCGGTCGCTTTCGAACGCAAACACATATTCTGTGATCTAACACTGGGTCAGCAGCAGTCAGTGGTTTCATGTCAAGGGTGGCTCTGCAGTGGATATATCGGTGTTAATGTAAGGACCCTCTCAAATAATTTAGTCACATCAACCAAAGCATCAGtataattacattttaatgccttaaaacatttaattgtCGATATATTAACagatttggaaaaaaattgtcaaaatatcaaaaacataTTCACCTAAATTCTTTAATCATTATTGCAAACTCCCAATTAGCGTTATTAGGATCGTAAAATTCTCGTCTTCTTTCTCGTTCGATGACTTGAGCGGCTCTTCTTTCTTCTCGATTGCGTCGAAGTCTTTCAACCTCATCAACAACATTAGATTTGCGACCACCTAAAAACCAACAACTTCAAATTGAGCTAAGACTAACAAAACTAGAGCAAGCCATCAGATTATTCCCAggacaacaacaaaatttggaatcgaaatttttttta comes from the Clavelina lepadiformis chromosome 5, kaClaLepa1.1, whole genome shotgun sequence genome and includes:
- the LOC143459564 gene encoding kinesin-like protein KIF2A isoform X2; this translates as MSVDFGALEKGSSIHIRRSNGRVHKAIVTQLQPSSASVTVEWFEDDETKGKEVTLEMIFELNPELASSNLKPTQTPAPGRPASREKESYRSFRKSKGTKRTEARQGGNRRTILPVPGSALRAQQKENRSPSPAYQPRRSVKNDAPASSRQSMSSNIPKPYDVDSKMSNANNNVNGNGSMMPPPKAPPRGRKSNVVDEVERLRRNREERRAAQVIERERRREFYDPNNANWEFAIMIKEFRATLDMKPLTAADPVLDHRICVCVRKRPLNKKEINRKEIDVTTIPSKNVVMVSEPKSKVDMTKYLENQTFRFDYSFDDTCTNEMVYWYTARPLVECIFDGGMATCFAYGQTGSGKTHTMGGDFTAGKSQDTRKGIYALAAQDVFHQLQKQTYRHLNLEVHASFFEIYSGKVFDLLNKKCRLRVLEDGRQQVQVVGLQERRVSTLDEVLQLIAEGTRCRTSGVTSANQHSSRSHAVFQLILRRSGPRQMLHGKFSLIDLAGNERGADTTSADRQTRVEGSEINKSLLALKECIRAMSQNKQHLPFRASKLTQVLRDSFIGERSRTCMIATISPGITSCEHTLNTLRYADRVKEFSVYSSDTMLVVNSPKVKRKVTNRAHSESRLPSRSSKIPTPCRRRRRREDSYPVSSTIQKKIAPSHSDSCLSAYSSNEEDVEIVSAAVDSFANLQGAYNLQADLDILTECVSGQVMDLDELEYIDEDVKISPELVLHFAFRSLVVVTFFFLFVLFKADCC
- the LOC143459564 gene encoding kinesin-like protein KIF2A isoform X4, encoding MSVDFGALEKGSSIHIRRSNGRVHKAIVTQLQPSSASVTVEWFEDDETKGKEVTLEMIFELNPELASSNLKPTQTPAPGRPASRRTEARQGGNRRTILPVPGSALRAQQKENRSPSPAYQPRRSVKNDAPASSRQSMSSNIPKPYDVDSKMSNANNNVNGNGSMMPPPKAPPRGRKSNVVDEVERLRRNREERRAAQVIERERRREFYDPNNANWEFAIMIKEFRATLDMKPLTAADPVLDHRICVCVRKRPLNKKEINRKEIDVTTIPSKNVVMVSEPKSKVDMTKYLENQTFRFDYSFDDTCTNEMVYWYTARPLVECIFDGGMATCFAYGQTGSGKTHTMGGDFTAGKSQDTRKGIYALAAQDVFHQLQKQTYRHLNLEVHASFFEIYSGKVFDLLNKKCRLRVLEDGRQQVQVVGLQERRVSTLDEVLQLIAEGTRCRTSGVTSANQHSSRSHAVFQLILRRSGPRQMLHGKFSLIDLAGNERGADTTSADRQTRVEGSEINKSLLALKECIRAMSQNKQHLPFRASKLTQVLRDSFIGERSRTCMIATISPGITSCEHTLNTLRYADRVKEFSVYSSDTMLVVNSPKVKRKVTNRAHSESRLPSRSSKIPTPCRRRRRREDSYPVSSTIQKKIAPSHSDSCLSAYSSNEEDVEIVSAAVDSFANLQGAYNLQADLDILTECVSGQVMDLDELEYIDEDVKISPELVLHFAFRSLVVVTFFFLFVLFKADCC
- the LOC143459564 gene encoding kinesin-like protein KIF2A isoform X1, with the protein product MSVDFGALEKGSSIHIRRSNGRVHKAIVTQLQPSSASVTVEWFEDDETKGKEVTLEMIFELNPELASSNLKPTQTPAPGRPASREKESYRSFRKSKGTKRTEARQGGNRRTILPVPGSALRAQQKENRSPSPAYQPRRSVKNDAPASSRQSMSSNIPKPYDVDSKMSNANNNVNGNGSMMPPPKAPPRGRKSNVVDEVERLRRNREERRAAQVIERERRREFYDPNNANWEFAIMIKEFRATLDMKPLTAADPVLDHRICVCVRKRPLNKKEINRKEIDVTTIPSKNVVMVSEPKSKVDMTKYLENQTFRFDYSFDDTCTNEMVYWYTARPLVECIFDGGMATCFAYGQTGSGKTHTMGGDFTAGKSQDTRKGIYALAAQDVFHQLQKQTYRHLNLEVHASFFEIYSGKVFDLLNKKCRLRVLEDGRQQVQVVGLQERRVSTLDEVLQLIAEGTRCRTSGVTSANQHSSRSHAVFQLILRRSGPRQMLHGKFSLIDLAGNERGADTTSADRQTRVEGSEINKSLLALKECIRAMSQNKQHLPFRASKLTQVLRDSFIGERSRTCMIATISPGITSCEHTLNTLRYADRVKELAVEEGMEEPFKKKPAVGGGPLDRIEESPQQMNLNSPNNSDLALISSLCENEVSREMFEVHQTVSTLQEIEEETVESHRNFLHGVTAAMSQSANLFNMTEDVDFDPEDYVSKLKDQLRASNEEYQKLRNDLMEKLDTFQAALLEEEAVSRNMKNRKQNKH
- the LOC143459564 gene encoding kinesin-like protein KIF2A isoform X3 gives rise to the protein MSVDFGALEKGSSIHIRRSNGRVHKAIVTQLQPSSASVTVEWFEDDETKGKEVTLEMIFELNPELASSNLKPTQTPAPGRPASRRTEARQGGNRRTILPVPGSALRAQQKENRSPSPAYQPRRSVKNDAPASSRQSMSSNIPKPYDVDSKMSNANNNVNGNGSMMPPPKAPPRGRKSNVVDEVERLRRNREERRAAQVIERERRREFYDPNNANWEFAIMIKEFRATLDMKPLTAADPVLDHRICVCVRKRPLNKKEINRKEIDVTTIPSKNVVMVSEPKSKVDMTKYLENQTFRFDYSFDDTCTNEMVYWYTARPLVECIFDGGMATCFAYGQTGSGKTHTMGGDFTAGKSQDTRKGIYALAAQDVFHQLQKQTYRHLNLEVHASFFEIYSGKVFDLLNKKCRLRVLEDGRQQVQVVGLQERRVSTLDEVLQLIAEGTRCRTSGVTSANQHSSRSHAVFQLILRRSGPRQMLHGKFSLIDLAGNERGADTTSADRQTRVEGSEINKSLLALKECIRAMSQNKQHLPFRASKLTQVLRDSFIGERSRTCMIATISPGITSCEHTLNTLRYADRVKELAVEEGMEEPFKKKPAVGGGPLDRIEESPQQMNLNSPNNSDLALISSLCENEVSREMFEVHQTVSTLQEIEEETVESHRNFLHGVTAAMSQSANLFNMTEDVDFDPEDYVSKLKDQLRASNEEYQKLRNDLMEKLDTFQAALLEEEAVSRNMKNRKQNKH